Genomic segment of Salvia hispanica cultivar TCC Black 2014 chromosome 2, UniMelb_Shisp_WGS_1.0, whole genome shotgun sequence:
TAAATTGTAGGTTTCATGTTTTCCAGacaatattcaatattttcagAGTTTATGTTAAGCATAATAGCAATAAGGCATTccaaatatgtatataaagCTTGTTTTGAATGTAAAGAGAAATTGTTATGTTTGGCACAAAGTTTAGAGCAATGAGTAGAACAGAAAAGGGGGAAAAGTgttaaagaggaaaaaaagtcCTGACTTTCCGTTTCAGCAAGCGCAATACTCTGGATTTCCGACCTATGAGGGCATCGATCCACCAAGAATGATTCCAATACCTTGAGCAACATCAGTTTTAAATCAGGTGAATCAAAAAATTTGGATTACTAAAACACATTGATCCGTCACAAGAAGTACCTCAGTTCGCTCCGGGATTAGGAGATTCTGTTTACCTTGACCAACAGCTGAATCCTCCAATGCAATCTGAGCCATACATGAAAATAAGTGTTTGATCTCTAATTTTTGGGGGaaacacaaaattagaaagagaaTTAACCTGGAGTTTGTAAATGTGGGAGGCGGAAGCGATATAAAGGGAGCAAGATGAGGCGTCGCCATTGGGCTGCATCaacagcaacaaaaaatgtaaaatgtaTGAGGAGAAAGTGAGGAAGGGAtgattggagagagagaaggagataCATGGAGAGCAAGGCGGGTGGGCTGGAGGTTAGCTGGAGAAGGGTGAGGGATTAGGGATTCAGGAACCACTGCTTTATTCAGCCTCTTTGCTTCCAACATAACTACTTCATTcacttcttcttccttcttctcaGACTTCTTTAccgattttcttttttctctttctttctttttattattatttcttgttAATTACAGAGTTaatcccaaaaataattacagagtagtattttttataaaatgaatccAAATGTGCACATATTAAAGCAAttcaaaaattgtatatttagAGATACAAAAAGAACAATTactacaagaaaataaaatccgATCCAATCCAATAGATAAATTGCGACAATTACAAGCTTTGTTCGACTTTGGGTACAGTTCGGAAAAGAAGCTTTCCCGAACTGTACGTACTTGGTTCGACAATAAAattcgggaaagaaccaagTGAAGAAAA
This window contains:
- the LOC125206565 gene encoding uncharacterized protein LOC125206565; this translates as MLEAKRLNKAVVPESLIPHPSPANLQPTRLALHPNGDASSCSLYIASASHIYKLQIALEDSAVGQGKQNLLIPERTEVLESFLVDRCPHRSEIQSIALAETESKGCSLLGSVDSHGDLIVSRLDASNTGHNSHYFFTIVYWFCI